Part of the Nothobranchius furzeri strain GRZ-AD chromosome 2, NfurGRZ-RIMD1, whole genome shotgun sequence genome, ATTTAAGTTGGTCACTTTTGAGTCCGTTTTATTTTTAAGCTCAAATAAAAGACACCTGGCCACGGATCAGGACATACCTGCTGCTAGGTGGTATGTGAGACCAGCTGGCTCTTACAGTCCACCCGAGGACCGACTTTAGATACCGGGAACAGCAGGGGAATCTGTGGTTCAGCTGCTCCAGAAGCTCGTCCTTGCGCAGGCCGTACACAACTGGCGCAATGCACTGCGCCACGCTGAAGGCGGCGAAAATCACCACCGCCGCCAGCTCTTTGGTTTCCTTCTGAATGGACTTCGTATTAAACAGGATCGTCAACGGGTAGCTCACAAAGTTCGGCAAGATGTAAACGGCCAGCTGGGTTCCGTGGAGGGCGATGGTCCTGCAACCGGCTCGGTTCCGCCGGTTGAGGACACCGAGCCTCCGACTCTCCACTAGAATCCTCACGTAGGTGTAGAGGATGAGGAGCGTGCACACCCCGATGAAGAGCATCTTCTGCAGCTCGCCCTTCTTCAGCTGGTCCCGGCTGCACTTATTGTTGTACTCATGGTCCGGCTGGAAGATCAGGCTGAGGGGGATGAGCAGTGCCACCATCCAGGTGAACACCCCCAGCAGCCAGGGCCAGAACCCCGCCGTGCAGGTGGACGTGTAGCGCATGGGATGGCACACGGCGCAGAAGCGGTCCAGAGCCATGGCGGTGAGCGTCAGCATGATGTTGGAGGCGCTGCTGATCAGCACCGTGATCATGGCCATGCACGCCGAGCGGCTCGGCCGCGCGCTCAGGTGGATCTGGTAGTTGAAGATGCTGCTCATGCCCAGGTGGACCAGCGCGGACACCAGCAGGTGGAAGACCAGCACGAAGCGCGCGTGTCGACGCAGCTTCTTCTCCCGAACGATGGTCCAGTTGATGATGAGGTTGAAGAAAAGCAGTACTGAGAAGGAGATGGTGGAGACGTAGAAGCGCACACAGGCGTACCCCCCCTCACCTGTGTCCGTGGTGTTGCTCAGAGACATTATTCCTCAGGTGGGTTGGGGTGGTCTCGTGTGGTTCTGATGATGGAGGAGGAGACAGGAGAGGAGCAGCGTCCACTATATGGTCCtgtctgtctgctgcgtggctgaagaaactctctctctctctctctctctctctctctctctctctctctctcgaacttttcaagtcAATTATTACTCCTGTTTTCACTTCAAAGAAGGATCCATATAATAACGAGTCAAGGACGGATCTACAGAGGGAAAGGAGGGagactgacccccccccccccccccagttgccCCTTACTGTAATGTCCTTAAAATCCACCCTAAACTCTCCTGATATCAGTTCTCTACAgtattttaattgtatttttcCAGATTAGCCttcaaaatatatttatttaatgGACTTTTTTTTCACTTCTAAATGTTTCTTTGTCTTCTTAGAAGAAATAACGACAATAAATGGTTTAAAAGTGTTTTGTGGAGTTTGTGTTGACTCCATCTAAGAGGATTTTCACAAACTTTATTGAGCCTAGACCTACACCATGTTCTAGATCCACCATGGATCAGGAGTCTTTGGTTctagctagagcagattaaatcCTGTGTTGCTTCTTGTTGCTTCAGATCCATCCACAATGTTGGACTCTGGCTTACACATTAGAAAACATGAACTTTGCTCTTACTGAACTGTCCCCCTATCTGCTTGGATTGTGGTCTAACTGCACGACCCACTTTCCCCCTTTATGTTCAGCTAACGGGTGTGTCCCTGTTATAAAGCCTCTGATATATGTAAACACAGAagtaaatacactatcatggACTGGACACATGAGTGTAATGgtggtgctacgccctctgttggccTGGCAGGTATTTGCTTTGCAACTTTCCCCTGGTGACGGAGAAGTGAGAGAGCAAAACATCTTTCAATGCTCAATGTGTTTGCGTCTCcatgcggagctgatggagaagtatgaatcaggctttaggcagCAAACTGGGAGACTTTATCCTAGTGTCCACGTACTTTAGAAAACCAAACTCTTGAATGAAGTCCATCCCACTCTGAAAGGATTGCGACATGCACCGTTTGTCGGTAATCTTCCTGTACACCCGCACGCACatcaacaaataaattaaatctaaCATATTCTACGAATTAGTTTTAAACAATAAAATGGAGTGCATGTCTCAGCCTGGCTGTCGTGCTAGTTTCACTTGAAAACCACATAAGAATAGAAAAACTATTGTTCTACAGTGACAGTGTtctgctgccacctgctggtgacGTCTGGTGCCAACCAGCCTTATTTATTTCTGAGTCTTATTTGTGCCTTTGACGGTAACACTTAAGTTTACGGAACACAAATTAACAACTAATTAGCTGCcagttaatatgcatattagtggactactaagtctgaactagtcattattaagctagtATTAGGTGCTTActaccaatgctgtaattctaatattaacaggccataaattaagagtttcatcaaaataagccattcataatggtttaactgaaagtaaaccgtttgttgctgattaacgcacataccaatcagctcaaatcaatatgtggcttttaaagaagtaaatCAAGGGGACTAGTTATTCTGCATTGATAACcaaaatattatgttctggtattatgtaaataaacaccaaactccacatgttaatagagcaggcgtggggaaccctggtcctcgagggccggtatcctgcatgtctctgCTCCAAGtgtttgattcacctgtgcagcagctcatcaggctctgcagaagcctgttaatcacctgctgattgaaatcaggtgtgttgaagcagggttgaagctAAAATATGCTGTatagtggccctcgatggaccagggttccccacccttgTAATAGAGCCTGaacaacaatcaattaaccacttgtaCACAAGAATATGTTTGGCCCAGAAAAGCCCGTTATTTCActccacaaagcatttaatctttcatagaTAACACATTTATTGTAAGCTACAGTACACATGGCCTATAATTATATTATATAGATCTGTCAGTGCTCAATGTGTTCAATGTCAgatatagacagatagatagatagatagatagatagatagatagatagatagaaaaacTTATTGTaaagggtttaatttacatgttatttaatgaaccatgagacatgagattccataggaaatatggaatcaatcttatggatctttgggtacttttaatcagaagattggaactttttattgcagggattatgtaacaccttGTATTGattgagagacaacagaagagagagtcaagttttaaaggtttaaagatttattactaaacaaattaaaactagactaaccctaacactaaatgtgtggtgtaactaaggtgaatgagacggagaatggtgtagtgtggaatgttgctcagaaccagcaaagccgaagaaacgattagatctgatgggagtgaaggtgatgtcttcacgctaagctatgattggagtttcataaacacataagatgccatgttgtcgctccacacatacccttagaatgagacctccgtacagatccagaataccAGGTCCTccaacccccctttcggtaccggagccgatgaaacagcgtcagcaatacgacagtctttggattgtctccaggtaaaaagcgaccgttggttgacagcgtcagatggacccgtggAGGGTCAGTGaattcagcttttattctaaaagaaaccgttgcttggttggtaaaatgcaacagattttatccagcttgtcattggttcttttggctgaagaggaaagttacggattggccactccgtcaacttctctagaacgctttgaactggcgttaaagatgacgtgggcatagttttatacttcggatgttttggtttatggtcgaagattctgattggatcagtgaaagccacatgtcatgtcttaacgctacgtgagatcagtcctagtggaaacatttaaagttatattacttattatattctataggattataataacgtaattaatattttcatttcacaaattggttcacattttattactgactaacactttgtttgattagattattaaaaatagagttctttgatttgttaaaaaggaagagtcctttgtcttcattcttctcttgggctggaaaggaaaacagtttaggagCAAATGCgtgaccttgaacaatatctcatgcagacgagttcttgctgaggagagggggaaatgacttttagatggaaaacgttggttacgtattgtaaccccagattctatgagcctagtcacagcccttaagcgagctgctattggaagggtgatctcagcatcagccaatcatgaagagcttaaatgtacgcccaccacgtgggcaccccttgtgggttatataagtggaacgaccccactgttcgcctccgatggctcttagtcctaacagaaccagtggggccagtggcttaagggctgcgactagactcatagaatctggggttaaaatacgtaaccaacgttttatttcgtctagtcttagcccttaagcgagctgctattggaataatgcgcagctggatgggtttacgccacactggttagctcaaccaatgaacacacccaacaagtctccttttagtgagggtcgctcagcctcagcccagggcttaaaaggctgaggcagccagagataagagtgaggccctcactaaaaaatatcatccacaagaggatgaaattcattcaagcagggttgatgaggtgccataatgctttcactcagcctgctgaggtccaagcactgaacgagtgatggatcctgaagacacatctcgtaaataataacgagtaaaggaacagggtgaagcccatgaagcagcctgacaaatgacttccattgacacaccactgtggggcgccacagaagaggaaatccctctggctgagtgagccctgagtgtctcagggggGATCCCGCTCTGCTGATGTGTAagcgaaatggcgtcacatagccaaagtcaaaggcgctgggccaacagcgcgtgcccaagggaagactccctgtagtgcacaaacatgctttgtgagcggcgaatccctgaagtgcgtgacacatatcgtgcgagcgcgcgcaccgggcggagaagatgggaagtcgcctcctcatcagaattatggggaggaggaaaaagtccagccaatgaaattgacctggatttgaaggaagcattaatgttttGGAGCACAAAggctggggcataaaacagcagacccgccatcttcccggatcctgaggcatgcgggagccactgagagggcggttagttaggtcgctcactctcttgactgatgccagtgccagcagcaaggcagttgtaagtgacaggaacttgagtgagacctggtccaagggttcaaatggggcttcaaataagccacgcagaaccaccgttaggtcccactggggaactagcgggcgggacacaggcctgttccttctgacaccttttagaaaacgttttgtgaggggatgactgaaaacagacccatcaccaaaatcctggtgacaggatgagatagctgcagcatatgttttaatggtgctgaatgcgaggcccctgtccgtccgtagctgtagaa contains:
- the zgc:194312 gene encoding odorant receptor 131-2, with amino-acid sequence MSLSNTTDTGEGGYACVRFYVSTISFSVLLFFNLIINWTIVREKKLRRHARFVLVFHLLVSALVHLGMSSIFNYQIHLSARPSRSACMAMITVLISSASNIMLTLTAMALDRFCAVCHPMRYTSTCTAGFWPWLLGVFTWMVALLIPLSLIFQPDHEYNNKCSRDQLKKGELQKMLFIGVCTLLILYTYVRILVESRRLGVLNRRNRAGCRTIALHGTQLAVYILPNFVSYPLTILFNTKSIQKETKELAAVVIFAAFSVAQCIAPVVYGLRKDELLEQLNHRFPCCSRYLKSVLGWTVRASWSHIPPSSRDRSLTAQTILSLETPLGDKEEEETGPLSVSPFSQSSQGSKDKT